The Opitutales bacterium sequence GAACTTGCCTTTTGCCTGCCCTACCTCAAGGCACAGGTCGCGATCGTGAAGCCAAAGGTAATCATTGCTCTCGGCAAGACGGCGGTAAAGGGGTTGCTTTTCGGCGAGGATAATTTCTCACTCGGCCGGGTGCACGGTCAGTGGCACGAGTTTGAGGGTATTCCAGTCATGCCGACTTACCACCCATCCTACCTACTCCATAATGGCACCAATCAGGCGAAACGCATGGTGTGGGAAGATATTATGCAAGTGATGGAAAAACTGGGTAGGTCTATCAGCGAAAGGCAGCGCGGGTATTTTTTATAAGCGTATATCAAATAGATACGTTAGTCTAATTCTCGATTTTTTCGGTAAGCAGCCGGGGTGATGCCACGGTATTTTCTGAACACCTTAGTCAGATGAAATCGATCGTAGAAACCGGATAGATCTGCGATTTGTTCGATGCTGAACTGAGGGCGATTGAGGAGGGCTGTGGCGACCTCGCAGCGCTTCACTATTATGTATTGCTGAGGTGTGATCCCGTAAGCAGTTTTGAAGCTGCGGATGAAATGATTCACGCTCATGTTTGCGGTGTCAGCAAGGGCCGCGTTACTGATCCCAGAGACAGCATTTTGCAGGAGTTGATTGAATGCTGCGCTCAGGCGCAGGGATGCGGTGTGCGGGGCGCGTTGATCAGCTGGGAGTTCGTCGAGGACTAAAAATAGGAGCCGGTAGGCGAGGAAAGCGGTCTCGGGAGATTCCGACTCCTTGTGGCCCAAATCAATAATCTGTTGAATCGTGTTCTTCGCCTCGTCTCTGATCGGCAATGCGTAGATGTTGCCTTGGATATCCCAACTGCATTGAAAGGCGATGTGGAAGTGCCGAAAGGGCTGAATATTTCGTACGGAGTAGTTCACATTCCTTCTGATCAGATAGAGTTTATCTGACTGGAGTTCAAATTCCGTCTCTCCATCTGGAGTGATGTAACTCCCTCCATCTGAATGCCAGTAAAGACGGGTATAGGGGGCCTTCATTCGCGCATAATTCCGGGCTTTGATGCGTGGAAGCCGCACGTGGTGAATCAAGATGGGAGAAGGTGTAATCATCGCTTGGTGTTTTCTTACATATTAAGGGCGTCTCTATCCATAGGTTTTTGGCTTTATTTTTGATATTATATGTCGGATCAAATCACTCTGTGGTGTTTTTGTCAGAAGATTGTGATGAAAGAAAAGAAAAAACGGGGAATTGCTGTGGGCTTATCAGGCGTCGTCGCGCTGGGCCTGTTACTCCTGGCTGCCTGTTTATTTATCTATGATATGAAGGTCACCACGCGGGCCACCGGAGTGATCGAGCCGGCTGTCGCAGCAACATTATATGCTCCTCTTGAAGGCAGGGTGGCCGAGGTGATGGTGTTGCCAGGATCGGAGGTTGTCGCGGGTGACGTGGTATTGCGCTTGGAGAATCCAGAGATTGATGAGGCTGTCTTGGCCGCAAAACAAGATATCGAAGGGTTTGTTCATGAGATCCGTCAATCTGAGATCAAACTGCGTGAATTGGAGATCACTGAGGGAATCCCTGAGAGTTTTGCGGTCGAACAGTCTCTTGCTCTCCAACGCGAGATAGAGAGTGAGTATGAGAGCATCCGGAAAATCTATAGTGAGGCCTTAGACAGTGGGGGCG is a genomic window containing:
- a CDS encoding helix-turn-helix transcriptional regulator, which gives rise to MITPSPILIHHVRLPRIKARNYARMKAPYTRLYWHSDGGSYITPDGETEFELQSDKLYLIRRNVNYSVRNIQPFRHFHIAFQCSWDIQGNIYALPIRDEAKNTIQQIIDLGHKESESPETAFLAYRLLFLVLDELPADQRAPHTASLRLSAAFNQLLQNAVSGISNAALADTANMSVNHFIRSFKTAYGITPQQYIIVKRCEVATALLNRPQFSIEQIADLSGFYDRFHLTKVFRKYRGITPAAYRKNRELD